A DNA window from Brassica napus cultivar Da-Ae chromosome C1, Da-Ae, whole genome shotgun sequence contains the following coding sequences:
- the LOC106373475 gene encoding uncharacterized protein LOC106373475: protein MPNRFMRKLTLVKLILQGKADPDAYIEWEQKMDALFKLQRFSEERKVRLAATEFEGYTITWWQNLSSIRRRNDESITSWHEMKEVMRNRFVPIHYGRDLHKKLRKLSQGTRSVEEYHLEMETFVIKAKVEEEVEATMARFQDGLNTDIQDRLEMQDFHTLEEMVHKATLIEQQRKRWNATRSPFGSNSKSSYSKDDKSNAKPKEGTPSTSSTPSTTTREDKGKGPATPVRATNIKCFRCQGYGHYANECTSKKVMIVLANGEVISEDEQEEDESDGEEDMDYPVKGEMLVTRRALNVQPKAKETEQRENLFHTRCLVQSKVCSLIIDGGSCTNAASETFVEKLGLSVHKHPRPYLLQWLSDIGGELRVTKQVKVPLTIGRYQDEITCDVLPMGSSHILLGRPWQFDRRVLHDGFTNRHSFSHGGKQITLVPLTPHEVYEDQMCLKQRKEAAEAAAKALLVKGADQEYKDVFPDDSPVGLPPIRGIEHQIDLVPGATLPNRPAYRTNPVETKELQKQVNELLEKGHIRESMSPCAVPVLLVPKKDGSWHVDLKSGYHQIRMKEGDE, encoded by the exons ATGCCGAACAGATTTATGCGCAAGCTAACCCTCGTGAAGTTGATCCTGCAG GGAAAGGCTGATCCAGACGCATACATTGAGTGGGAACAGAAGATGGATGCTTTATTCAAGCTTCAAAGGTTCAGTGAGGAGAGGAAAGTCAGGCTAGCCGCAACAGAGTTTGAGGGATATACTATTACGTGGTGGCAAAATCTCTCCAGCATCAGGAGACGCAATGATGAATCAATAACTTCATGGCATGAGATGAAGGAGGTTATGAGAAACAGATTTGTTCCCATCCACTATGGGCGCGATCTCCACAAGAAACTCAGGAAACTATCTCAAGGAACCAGGAGCGTAGAGGAGTATCATCTTGAGATGGAAACCTTCGTGATCAAGGCTAAAGTTGAGGAGGAAGTTGAAGCCACGATGGCTAGATTCCAAGATGGACTGAATACGGATATCCAAGACAGGTTGGAGATGCAAGACTTCCATACCCTTGAGGAGATGGTTCATAAAGCCACACTGATTGAACAACAGCGCAAGAGATGGAATGCCACACGAAGTCCTTTTGGTTCTAACTCAAAATCTTCTTACTCCAAGGATGACAAGTCAAACGCCAAGCCAAAGGAGGGAACTCCCTCAACTTCATCAACACCATCGACAACTACCCGTGAGGACAAAGGCAAGGGACCAGCAACACCAGTAAGGGCCACAAACATCAAGTGCTTTAGGTGTCAGGGTTATGGTCATTATGCCAATGAATGCACCAGTAAGAAAGTCATGATTGTCTTAGCTAATGGAGAAGTTATCTCAGAGgatgaacaagaagaagacgagTCTGATGGGGAAGAAGATATGGACTACCCTGTTAAGGGTGAGATGTTAGTTACTAGAAGAGCCTTGAACGTCCAGCCTAAAGCCAAGGAGACAGAGCAGAGAGAGAACTTATTCCACACAAGGTGCCTGGTGCAAAGTAAAGTGTGTAGTCTGATCATAGATGGAGGGAGTTGTACCAATGCAGCAAGTGAAACCTTTGTGGAGAAGCTTGGGCTATCCGTACATAAACATCCACGACCATACTTGCTTCAATGGCTGAGCGACATAGGAGGAGAGCTAAGGGTGACAAAACAAGTGAAGGTACCACTCACGATTGGAAGGTACCAAGACGAAATCACTTGTGATGTATTACCCATGGGTTCCAGTCATATCCTGTTGGGGAGGCCGTGGCAATTCGACAGAAGGGTGCTGCATGATGGATTCACCAATAGACATTCCTTTTCCCATGGAGGAAAACAGATCACACTTGTTCCTTTGACGCCACATGAAGTATATGAAGATCAGATGTGCCTCAAGCAAAGAAAGGAGGCAGCCGAAGCTGCTGCAAAAGCTCTACTGGTAAAGGGAGCTGATCAG gaatacAAGGATGTCTTTCCAGATGATAGCCCCGTTGGCTTGCCACCCATCAGAGGCATTGAGCACCAGATTGATCTTGTACCAGGAGCTACACTTCCTAATCGTCCAGCCTACAGGACCAACCCTGTGGAGACTAAGGAGCTCCAGAAACAAGTCAATGAGCTGCTGGAGAAGGGACACATCCGAGAAAGTATGAGCCCGTGTGCTGTACCAGTACTACTAGTTCCCAAGAAGGATGGGAGCTGGCAC GTTGACTTAAAGAGTGGTTACCACCAGATtagaatgaaagagggagatgagtgA
- the LOC106376452 gene encoding pentatricopeptide repeat-containing protein At3g46790, chloroplastic, giving the protein MFLSHPPQAIQPTCYTVNFLPRSSSKPPSYSVAFYNHSTTSAAGAKISNNHLIQSLCKEGNLKQALRLLSQEPSPPSQQTYELLILCCGRRSSLPDALRVHRHILDNGSDQDPFLATKLIGMYSDLGSVDYARKVFDKTRKRTIYVWNALFRALTLAGHGEEVLGLYWKMNRIGIESDRFTYTYVLKACVTSECTADHLAKGKEIHAHLTRRGYNSHVYIMTTLLDMYARFGCVDYASNVFNGMPVRNVVSWSAMIACYAKNGKAFEALKTFREMMTETEDSSPNSVTMVSVLQACASLAALEQGRLIHGYILRRGLDSILPVISALVTMYGRCGRLEVGQRVFDRMRERDVVSWNSLISSYGVHGYGRKAIEIFEEMLANGASPTPVTFVSVLGACSHEGLVEEGKRLFESMSRDHGIKPQVEHYACMVDLLGRANRLEEAAKMVQDMRIEPGPKVWGSLLGSCRIHGNVELAERASRRLFALEPKNAGNYVLLADIYAEAQMWDKVKKVKKLLEYRGLQKLPGRCWMEVGRKMYSFVSVDEFNPLMEQIHALLVKLAEDMKEKGYIPQTKGVLYDLETEEKERIVLGHSEKLALAFGLINTAKGEPIRITKNLRLCEDCHLFTKFISKFMEKEILVRDVNRFHRFKNGVCSCGDYW; this is encoded by the coding sequence ATGTTCCTATCTCATCCTCCTCAAGCTATACAACCGACTTGTTATACCGTCAATTTCTTGCCTCGCTCTTCTTCGAAACCACCGTCGTATTCCGTTGCCTTTTACAATCATTCGACAACCTCCGCCGCGGGAGCTAAAATCTCAAACAATCATCTAATCCAGTCGTTGTGCAAAGAGGGTAACTTAAAACAGGCGCTTCGCCTCTTGTCTCAGGAACCAAGCCCCCCTAGTCAACAGACTTACGAGCTTCTGATTCTCTGCTGCGGTCGTCGAAGCTCTCTCCCCGATGCTCTACGTGTTCATCGGCACATTCTGGATAATGGGTCTGATCAAGATCCTTTTTTGGCCACGAAGCTTATCGGTATGTATTCAGACTTAGGCTCAGTTGATTATGCACGCAAGGTGTTCGATAAAACGCGTAAGAGAACTATATACGTATGGAACGCTTTGTTCCGAGCTCTTACGTTAGCGGGTCATGGAGAAGAAGTGTTGGGTCTGTACTGGAAGATGAATAGGATTGGAATTGAATCAGATAGGTTCACTTACACTTACGTTCTCAAGGCTTGTGTCACATCAGAATGCACTGCGGATCATCTAGCGAAAGGGAAAGAGATTCACGCACATCTTACCCGACGGGGATACAATTCGCATGTTTACATCATGACTACATTGTTGGACATGTATGCTCGATTTGGCTGTGTGGATTATGCTAGCAATGTATTTAATGGGATGCCTGTTAGAAATGTGGTGTCCTGGAGCGCGATGATAGCCTGCTATGCAAAGAACGGGAAGGCTTTCGAAGCTCTGAAGACTTTCCGCGAAATGATGACAGAAACCGAAGATTCATCCCCGAATTCTGTGACTATGGTGAGTGTGCTTCAAGCTTGTGCTTCGCTTGCGGCTTTAGAGCAAGGGAGATTGATTCATGGGTACATACTCAGGCGTGGGCTTGACTCCATATTGCCTGTGATCAGTGCTCTTGTGACAATGTATGGTAGATGCGGTAGGCTCGAAGTGGGACAAAGAGTATTTGATCGGATGCGTGAGCGTGATGTTGTATCCTGGAACTCCCTGATATCAAGCTATGGCGTTCACGGATATGGAAGGAAAGCAATTGAAATATTCGAAGAGATGCTGGCCAATGGGGCTTCCCCAACTCCTGTAACATTTGTCAGCGTTCTGGGAGCTTGCAGCCACGAGGGACTTGTTGAAGAAGGAAAAAGATTGTTTGAGTCAATGTCGAGAGACCATGGGATTAAACCCCAAGTCGAGCATTATGCTTGTATGGTTGATCTGTTAGGTCGGGCGAATAGGTTAGAGGAGGCAGCGAAGATGGTACAAGACATGAGGATTGAGCCAGGGCCTAAGGTTTGGGGTTCCCTTCTCGGGTCTTGTAGAATTCACGGTAACGTTGAGCTGGCTGAGCGTGCGAGTAGAAGGCTATTTGCTCTTGAGCCGAAAAATGCAGGGAACTATGTGCTGTTGGCAGACATTTACGCTGAAGCTCAGATGTGGGATAAGGTTAAGAAAGTGAAGAAGCTTCTAGAATACCGAGGACTGCAGAAACTGCCTGGTCGGTGCTGGATGGAAGTGGGGAGGAAAATGTACTCGTTTGTCTCGGTGGATGAGTTCAATCCTCTAATGGAACAGATTCATGCTCTCTTGGTTAAGTTAGCAGAAGATATGAAGGAGAAAGGGTACATACCGCAGACCAAAGGCGTTTTGTATGATCTTGAGACGGAAGAGAAAGAGCGGATAGTGCTGGGACACAGTGAGAAACTGGCGTTGGCGTTTGGGCTGATAAATACAGCGAAAGGAGAACCTATAAGGATCACCAAGAACTTGCGTTTGTGTGAGGACTGTCACTTGTTTACAAAGTTCATCTCAAAGTTTATGGAAAAGGAGATTTTGGTTAGAGATGTGAACCGGTTTCATCGGTTTAAGAATGGTGTTTGTTCTTGTGGAGATTACTGGTGA
- the LOC106373476 gene encoding protein PLASTID TRANSCRIPTIONALLY ACTIVE 16, chloroplastic-like: MASSSTSFLLTTAPGAKFNRRKPVLTVWAAKQTGFQLGKPKGDDSEGKQTGKSPDSNPFRFDFGKLPDMKSLMPVVTNPSTGLAFGNNRRKDPGTVFVAGATGQAGIRIAQTLLQRGFSVRAGVPDLGAAQDLARVAATYKILSKDEIKRLNAVESPFQDAESIAKAIGNATKVVVTIGATENGPDTPVSTSDALVVVQAAELAGVSHVTIVYDGSIGGSTYNVLDGITSFFSNLFAQSQPLSISELIEKVAQTDVAYTLIKTSLTEDFSPEKSYNVVVSAEGSNSGSGSSSSEAYKVPKLKIASMVADIFANTAVAENKVVDVSTDPSAPSRPLDELFSVILEDGRRKMYADAMAKARAEEEAKVAAEKAQEAAEAAKELEKQMLKLSEKEAEAASLAEDAQKKAEAVGISVDGLFNKAKDIGSGLSWNTLGSQIATAVQNASETPKVQVATVRGQAKARNLPPKKAVVKPATAAFASKQKEERLKEPEKEVRKVFGGLFKQETIYVDDD; the protein is encoded by the exons ATGGCTTCCAGCTCCACTTCGTTCCTGTTAACCACCGCGCCGGGTGCAAAGTTTAACCGGAGAAAACCAGTGTTAACCGTGTGGGCTGCCAAACAGACGGGGTTTCAGCTAGGGAAACCCAAGGGCGATGACTCGGAGGGAAAACAAACCGGGAAATCACCAGATTCAAACCCTTTCCGGTTTGATTTCGGTAAGTTACCTGACATGAAGTCGTTGATGCCGGTCGTGACGAACCCTTCCACCGGTTTGGCTTTTGGTAACAACAGAAGAAAAGATCCCGGTACGGTTTTTGTGGCCGGTGCTACAGGACAAGCTGGTATACGCATAGCTCAAACGCTCTTGCAACGAGGATTCAGTGTCCGAGCTGGTGTTCCTGATCTTGGAGCCGCTCAGGACCTTGCTCGTGTCGCGGCTACTTACAAG ATTCTATCAAAGGATGAGATCAAGAGGCTAAACGCGGTGGAATCGCCATTCCAAGACGCAGAATCAATCGCCAAAGCCATTGGAAACGCGACCAAAGTTGTGGTTACCATCGGGGCGACAGAGAACGGACCGGACACCCCAGTCTCGACCTCAGATGCCCTGGTCGTGGTCCAAGCGGCTGAACTCGCCGGCGTAAGCCACGTGACAATAGTCTACGACGGGAGCATCGGTGGATCAACATACAACGTACTCGACGGGATAACTTCGTTCTTCAGCAACTTGTTCGCTCAATCTCAGCCGCTGTCAATCTCTGAGCTCATCGAGAAAGTGGCTCAAACTGACGTGGCTTACACACTCATAAAGACGAGCTTGACGGAGGATTTCTCCCCGGAGAAATCTTATAACGTCGTCGTTTCAGCTGAAGGGAGTAACAGCGGAAGTGGCAGTAGTTCATCTGAGGCGTACAAA GTCCCAAAGTTGAAGATTGCCTCGATGGTTGCAGACATTTTTGCTAACACAGCAGTGGCAGAAAATAAG GTAGTCGACGTTTCTACAGATCCATCCGCACCGTCACGGCCATTGGATGAGCTTTTCAG TGTTATCCTGGAAGACGGGAGGAGGAAAATGTACGCAGATGCGATGGCAAAGGCAAGAGCCGAGGAAGAAGCTAAAGTCGCAGCTGAGAAAGCCCAAGAGGCAGCGGAAGCAGCCAAAGAGCTTGAGAAGCAAATGCTGAAGCTCTCTGAGAAAGAAGCTGAAGCTGCAAGCCTAGCTGAGGACGCGCAGAAAAAAGCAGAAGCTGTGGGAATCTCAGTGGACGGTCTATTTAACAAGGCGAAAGATATTGGATCCGGACTCTCCTGGAATACACTCGGTTCTCAGATTGCAACTGCGGTTCAGAACGCTTCAGAAACGCCGAAAGTGCAGGTCGCTACTGTCAGAGGACAGGCAAAGGCTAGAAACTTGCCACCCAAGAAAGCCGTGGTGAAACCAGCCACAGCTGCGTTTGCGTCCAAACAAAAGGAAGAGCGTCTTAAGGAACCAGAAAAAGAGGTGAGGAAAGTGTTCGGAGGACTGTTTAAGCAGGAGACCATCTACGTTGACGACGATTGA